From the Dehalococcoidia bacterium genome, the window CATAGGAGGCCTACCTGAGAGCAGCGGCGCACCAGCTCGGACGGGTCCCAGCCCTCTACAGTGAAGTAGACGATGTTGGTCTGGGGCGGCGGCGACAGGTGCACGCCGGGCAGCGTGGCCAGCCCCTCGGCCAGCAAGCGGGCGTTCTCATGGTCCTCGGCCAGGCGCTCCACCATGCTGTCGAGGGCCACCAGCCCGCAAGCAGCGATGATGCCCGCCTGCCTCATACCGCCGCCCACCATCTTGCGGTAGCGTCGCGCCCTCGCGATGAACTCGCCGCTGCCACAGAGGACGGAGCCTATGGGGCAGGAGAGTCCTTTGCTCAGGCTGAAGCACACCGAGTCCACCGGGCGGGCAAGACGCTCCACGGCCACCCCCAGGGCCACGGCGGCGTTGAAGATGCGCGCCCCGTCCAGATGGACCGGGACGCCGTAGCGGTGGGCGACCTGGGCGATGGCGGCCGTGTCCTCCTCCGTGAGCACCGTGCCCCCGCAGCGGTTATGGGTGTTCTCCAGGCAGACGAGCCCGGTAGGCGGATAGTAGCCGTGGCGGGGGCGGATGGCCTCCTCCAGGGCCGGGATGTCCAGGCGGCCCTGGCCGTCGTTGGGGACGGCCCTCAACCCCAGCCCTCCCAGAGCGAAGGCGCCTCCCATCTCGTGGTGCAGGATG encodes:
- the ltaE gene encoding low-specificity L-threonine aldolase; this encodes MKTIDLRSDTVTLPTPAMYEAMARAELGDDVLGDDPTVRRLEERAARLLGKEAALLTASGTMSNLVALLAHCQRGDEVIVGSEAHILHHEMGGAFALGGLGLRAVPNDGQGRLDIPALEEAIRPRHGYYPPTGLVCLENTHNRCGGTVLTEEDTAAIAQVAHRYGVPVHLDGARIFNAAVALGVAVERLARPVDSVCFSLSKGLSCPIGSVLCGSGEFIARARRYRKMVGGGMRQAGIIAACGLVALDSMVERLAEDHENARLLAEGLATLPGVHLSPPPQTNIVYFTVEGWDPSELVRRCSQVGLLCLTEGRRVRMVTHRHIGRPEVEEAVERLRRVLAVHA